A genomic region of Miscanthus floridulus cultivar M001 chromosome 3, ASM1932011v1, whole genome shotgun sequence contains the following coding sequences:
- the LOC136542553 gene encoding fruit bromelain-like yields the protein MGAASRCLALALLCTSFLLASAAASSEMLMMTNRFHAWRAAHNRTYATAAEHQRRFEVYRRNVEYIEATNRRGGLSYQLGENQFTDLTSDEFLAAYTMPPGQVLAARDEAVTRPLDAATRRNNSYSDDAFGQVPYSVDWRAWGAVTPIKHQMTCGSCWAFAAVASIESLYKLRTGRLVSLSEQELVDCASPPNYGCGSGDPATTMWWVARNGGLATAWEYPYESKQGQCRRGRIRHGAAVPPNSEAALERAVTQQPVVVSINAVTFQHYKGGVLLGPCDAGINHAVTVVGYGADAGDHKYWIVKNSWGDACGENGYVRMERRVRVREGLCGIASRPSYPVM from the exons ATGGGTGCCGCCTCACGTTGTCTAGCCCTCGCCCTCCTGTGCACCAGCTTCCTGTTGGCCAGCGCCGCGGCGTCCAGCGAAATGCTCATGATGACGAACCGGTTCCACGCTTGGCGCGCCGCGCACAACCGGACCTACGCGACCGCCGCGGAGCACCAGCGCCGGTTCGAGGTGTACCGCCGGAACGTGGAGTACATCGAGGCCACGAACCGGCGCGGCGGGCTCTCGTACCAGCTCGGTGAGAACCAGTTCACCGACCTCACGAGCGACGAGTTCCTGGCCGCGTACACCATGCCGCCCGGGCAGGTGCTCGCGGCCCGTGACGAGGCCGTGACGCGGCCGCTCGACGCCGCCACGCGTCGCAACAACAGCTACTCGGACGACGCCTTCGGCCAGGTTCCCTACAGCGTCGACTGGAGGGCCTGGGGTGCTGTGACTCCCATCAAGCACCAAATGACCTGTG GCTCTTGCTGGGCGTTCGCCGCGGTGGCGTCGATCGAGAGCCTGTACAAGCTGCGGACGGGCCGTCTCGTCTCCCTGTCAGAGCAGGAGCTCGTGGACTGCGCCTCCCCGCCCAACTACGGATGCGGCAGCGGCGATCCCGCGACGACCATGTGGTGGGTCGCCCGCAACGGCGGCCTCGCCACCGCGTGGGAGTACCCCTACGAGAGCAAGCAGGGGCAGTGCAGGCGCGGCAGGATCCGCCACGGCGCGGCTGTTCCGCCCAACAGCGAGGCCGCGCTGGAGCGCGCCGTGACGCAGCAGCCGGTCGTCGTGTCCATCAACGCCGTCACCTTCCAGCACTACAAGGGCGGGGTGCTGCTGGGCCCCTGCGACGCCGGAATCAACCACGCCGTCACAGTGGTCGGGTACGGCGCCGACGCCGGCGACCACAAGTACTGGATCGTCAAGAACTCGTGGGGCGACGCGTGCGGCGAGAATGGGTACGTGCGCATGGAGAGGCGCGTCAGGGTCAGGGAAGGCTTGTGCGGAATCGCCAGCAGGCCGTCCTACCCGGTGATGTGA
- the LOC136542556 gene encoding uncharacterized protein, with protein MAAAEAWARQEKVRKFEEFVDQRLKPDLANAIAQRDKVFEQQKTFLDLKRNIENLERNGVTSMRSMVNLGSEVYMQAEVPDTRHIFVDIGLGFHVEFTWQEALQFISVREARLTRQIDEYTHLIASIKAQIKLVCEGIREVLQLPAEKELSPRNTW; from the exons ATGGCTGCAGCAGAGGCGTGGGCGCGGCAGGAGAAAGTGAGAAAGTTCGAGGAGTTCGTGGACCAGCGGTTGAAACCCGACCTTGCCAACGCCATCGCACAGCGTGACAAAGTGTTCGAGCAGCAGAAGACCTT CTTGGATTTGAAGAGGAACATTGAAAATTTGGAGAGGAATGGTGTTACCAGCATGCGGTCCATGGTCAATCTTGGCTCTGAGGTGTACATGCAAGCAGAAGT ACCGGACACAAGGCATATTTTTGTGGATATTGGTCTAGGTTTTCATGTGGAATTTACTTGGCAAGAAGCTTTGCAGTTCATATCTGTAAGAGAGGCAAGGTTGACTAG GCAAATAGATGAATACACACATCTCATCGCAAGCATAAAAGCACAAATCAAATTG GTATGTGAAGGTATCCGCGAAGTGCTGCAGCTGCCAGCGGAGAAAGAGTTATCGCCTAGGAATACGTGGTAG